The Desulfobulbaceae bacterium region TCAACAGCGCCTTCACCAAACTGCTGGGCCTGCCCAATGTCAGCATCTCCCGACCCGACCTGATGGCCAAGGCCTTGGAGTGGCACCAGAAAGGTTTGGACTTTGCCGATGCCCTTCATCTGGCCGCAAGCCAGGAACACTCTTCATTTTTGACCTTTGACACCAAACTGGTCAAGAGGGCCAAAGGGATTTCCGGGTGTCGAGTTGAGTTGCCGTAAGGCATGGCGCTGCTGGATAGGACGGTCAAGGGAGTAAGTTTGCTTATGCCCAAAATCCATCGATAAATGGTCATTTACTAGCAACACCGCCATCAACCAATGCCCTGCGAGTTCTATCAATTTCGGCCACCAAGATTTTCTCGTCCGGCAACACCATCTTATACTCTGCTGCTAGCACCTTGTTCGTCAATCCTTCCAGGGCATAGCGAGCTAGGGCGTGATCTTTTTCCGCGCAGAGAATAAGCCCGACCGGCGGGTTTTC contains the following coding sequences:
- a CDS encoding type II toxin-antitoxin system VapC family toxin, with the translated sequence MTAVDTNILVRLLTGDDPAQCQKARQIFERHEVFIPDTVILETEWVLRFAYQFTPATINSAFTKLLGLPNVSISRPDLMAKALEWHQKGLDFADALHLAASQEHSSFLTFDTKLVKRAKGISGCRVELP